The following coding sequences are from one Lolium rigidum isolate FL_2022 chromosome 6, APGP_CSIRO_Lrig_0.1, whole genome shotgun sequence window:
- the LOC124660182 gene encoding uridine/cytidine kinase UKL1, chloroplastic: protein MIIQQLHDHRVVLVNQDSFYRGLTEEQSEHVGEYNFDHPDAFDTDRLLECMGELKSGQSVNIPIYDFKNHRRCSESFRKVNVSDVIILEGILVFHDQRVRDLMDMKIFVDTDADIRLARRIRRDTVERGRDVLSVLEQYGRFVKPAFDDFVLPSKKYADVIIPRGGDNHVAIDLIVQHIRTKLGQHDLCKFYPNVYVVHTTFQIRGMHTLIRDKEITTPDFVFYSDRLIRLVVEHGLGHLPFTEKQVVTPTGSIYSGVDFCKKLCGVSIVRSGESMENALRACCKGIKIGKILIHRDGDNGQQLIYHKLPMDIAERHVLLMDPVLGTGNSANQAIELLIRKGVPEDQIMFLTLISAPEGIHCVCKRFPRLKIVTSEIDVGLNEDYRVVPGLGEYGDRYFGTD, encoded by the exons ATGATCATCCAGCAGCTGCACGACCACCGCGTCGTGCTCGTCAACCAG GATTCCTTCTACCGTGGTTTAACCGAGGAACAGTCTGAACATGTGGGAGAATACAACTTTGATCACCCTG ATGCATTTGACACTGATCGACTTCTGGAGTGCATGGGAGAGTTGAAAAGCGGGCAGTCTGTAAATATTCCTATTTATGATTTCAAGAATCATCGACGATGCTCCGAGAGCTTCAGAAAG GTCAATGTATCAGATGTCATCATTTTAGAGGGCATTTTGGTTTTTCATGATCAAAGGGTGCGGGACTTGATGGACATGAAAATTTTCGTTGACACAG ACGCTGATATTAGGCTTGCCCGACGAATAAGGCGTGATACAGTTGAAAGAGGCAGAGATGTTCTCTCCGTGCTTGAGCAG TATGGAAGGTTTGTGAAGCCTGCGTTCGATGATTTTGTTCTGCCTTCCAAGAAATATGCTGATGTGATCATACCACGAGGAGGAGACAACCATGTTGCCATTGATTTAATCGTGCAACATATTCGTACAAAACTTGGCCAGCACGACCTGTGCAAATTTTATCCAAACGTGTATGTAGTTCACACAACTTTCCAG ATACGTGGAATGCATACTCTCATTCGTGATAAGGAAATTACTACTCCTGATTTTGTCTTTTATTCAGATCGCCTGATTCGCTTG GTAGTTGAACATGGTCTGGGGCATTTGCCATTTACAGAGAAGCAGGTCGTTACACCTACAG GATCTATTTATTCAGGAGTTGACTTCTGCAAGAAGCTCTGTGGAGTGTCAATTGTTCGAAG TGGTGAAAGCATGGAAAATGCATTGCGTGCTTGTTGTAAGGGGATAAAAATAGGTAAAATCCTAATACATCGGGATGGAGACAACGGACAACAG CTCATATACCACAAGTTGCCCATGGATATAGCTGAACGTCATGTTCTACTTATGGATCCTGTCCTTGGTACAG GTAACTCAGCAAATCAAGCTATAGAGCTTCTTATAAGAAAAGGAGTTCCGGAGGACCAGATCATGTTTCTTACTCTTATTTCG GCTCCTGAAGGGATCCATTGTGTCTGCAAGCGATTCCCTCGTCTGAAGATCGTGACATCAGAGATCGACGTCGGGTTGAATGAGGATTACCGTGTCGTCCCAGGATTGGGAGAATATGGTGATCGCTACTTCGGCACAGACTAA
- the LOC124658902 gene encoding uncharacterized protein At4g15970-like, which yields MALFSNDDVAHYQIRNSKNMTSKVRGDTSKLLPVTSFFLGAALTAAVVFLNATMDVNWRPPALAAWGNGAQSAPKPKAKPYAKLAEVLKNASMEDGTVIMTSINRAYAEPGSLLDLFLESFRLGEGTAHLLDHVLIVAVDPGALRRCRSVHRHCYLLRRSPGAVDYSDEKHFMTKDYLDMMWGRNRFQQTILELGFNFLFTDIDIMWFRNPLRHIAITSDVAIASDVFNGDPESMGNLPNGGFLYVRAANRTVEFYRRWRRARRRFPEGTNEQEILGRAQGELSRSAGVRMQFLDTAHCGGFCQLSGDMGRVCTLHANCCTGLANKVHDLRNVLRDWRNYTAAPPEDRRRGGFRWTKPGRCIH from the exons ATGGCACTCTTCTCTAATGATGATGTAGCCCATTATCAGATTAGGAACAGCAAGAACATGACTTCCAAGGTGAGAGGAGACACGAGCAAGCTCCTGCCAGTCACCTCCTTCTTTCTCGGCGCAGCGTTGACAGCGGCAGTCGTCTTCCTCAATGCTACTATGGATGTGAACTGGCGGCCCCCGGCCCTGGCCGCATGGGGCAATGGTGCTCAGTCGGCCCCTAAACCCAAG GCCAAACCATATGCTAAGCTTGCAGAGGTGCTGAAGAACGCGTCGATGGAGGACGGCACGGTGATCATGACGTCCATCAACCGGGCGTACGCAGAGCCGGGGTCCCTCCTGGACCTCTTCCTGGAGAGCTTCCGTCTCGGCGAGGGCACGGCGCACTTGCTGGACCACGTCCTCATCGTGGCCGTCGACCCCGGCGCGCTCCGTCGGTGCCGGTCGGTGCaccgccactgctacctcctccgCCGCTCCCCGGGCGCCGTCGACTACAGCGACGAGAAGCACTTCATGACCAAGGACTACCTGGACATGATGTGGGGCAGGAACCGGTTCCAGCAGACCATCCTCGAGCTCGGCTTCAACTTCCTCTTCACG GACATCGACATCATGTGGTTCCGGAACCCGCTGCGGCACATCGCGATCACGTCGGACGTCGCGATAGCGAGCGACGTCTTCAACGGCGACCCAGAGAGCATGGGGAACCTCCCCAACGGGGGGTTCCTGTACGTGCGGGCGGCGAACCGGACGGTGGAGTTCtaccggcggtggaggcgcgcgCGGCGGAGGTTCCCGGAGGGCACCAACGAGCAGGAGATCCTGGGCCGGGCGCAGGGGGAGCTGAGCCGGAGCGCCGGCGTGCGGATGCAGTTCCTGGACACGGCGCACTGCGGCGGCTTCTGCCAGCTGAGCGGCGACATGGGCAGGGTGTGCACGctgcacgccaactgctgcacggGCCTTGCCAACAAGGTGCACGACCTCAGGAACGTGCTCAGGGACTGGAGGAActacacggcggcgccgcccgagGACAGGCGCCGGGGAGGGTTCCGCTGGACCAAGCCCGGCAGGTGCATCCACTGA